From the Solanum pennellii chromosome 4, SPENNV200 genome, one window contains:
- the LOC114076869 gene encoding uncharacterized protein LOC114076869, translating into MNPHTVGKKSFALVHNKLDKDKETVSSKDLLVVTRTRKHGRLYKALNEDTTSKIDAEMEKQMEEQKKTVHQKVIADVIAQHKHAGLIDPNVLAALSIPLPRESTSLQGGE; encoded by the exons ATGAATCCCCACACTGTTGGCAAAAAGAGTTTCGCTTTAGTCCATAATAAGCTG GATAAAGATAAGGAGACAGTATCATCTAAGGATCTCCTTGTGGTTACGAGAACAAGAAAACATGGGCGTTTGTATAAGGCTTTGAATGAAGATACTACTAGTAAAATT GATGCAGAAATGGAGAAACAAATGGAGGAACAAAAAAAAACTGTGCACCAGAAAGTTATTGCAGATGTAATTGCACAACATAAGCATGCGGGATTGATTGATCCTAATGTACTGGCAGCACTATCCATTCCTTTACCAAGAGAATCGACTTCTCTTCAAGGGGGTGAGTAA
- the LOC114076961 gene encoding uncharacterized protein LOC114076961, translating to MIINILVNSPLGNVFLGSVNASNEFTDSTKMYKLFESTIKKIGPEQIVTDNASENVKAGSMMMRAYPHIYWTPCAAHCINLIFGDIFKVKPYASVFKKAIRIHFYISQRPLLLNLMRKFTKERNLVKPAKTRFATTFLILRAMYIQRKNLRTLVLSTEWNSSKFAKETLGKEVVNLIISVHFWNDVVRALTICGPLTKVLRLVDREKNPPMGYIYEAMDRAKEAIAQGFLGVKKQYEKVFEIIDARWSDQLHRPLHAACHVLNPRLYYKAQEEGTILNTLWTEYHACVEKLVHDTTIQDSLVAELPRYKMADGLFGCGPAKRARDTRSPGKWVDLNLT from the exons atgatcatcaatattttggtgaattcTCCACTCGGTAATGTATTTCTTGGTTCTGTTAATGCTAGCAATGAATTTACCgattccaccaaaatgtacaaGTTATTTGAAAgcactattaaaaaaattggacCGGAACAAATTGTCACCGATAATGCTAGTGAGAATGTTAAAGCGGGAAGTATGATGATGCGTGCGTACCCACACATTTATTGGACTCCATGTGCCGCTCATTGCATCAACTTGATATTTGGTGACATATTCAAGGTTAAGCCATATGCTTCCG TTTTTAAGAAGGCCATCAGAATTCATTTTTACATTAGTCAAAGGCCATTATTGTTAAACTTGATGAGAAAATTCACCAAGGAAAGAAATTTGGTGAAACCGGCCAAGACAAGATTTGCAACgactttcttaattttgagaGCTATGTACATACAAAGAAAAAACTTGAGAACTTTAGTCCTCTCAACCGAATGGAATTCAAGTAAATTTGCAAAGGAaactttggggaaagaagttgTCAATCTTATTATTTCTGTCCACTTTTGGAATGATGTTGTTCGAGCACTTACAATTTGTGGCCCTTTGACAAAAGTGCTTCGTTTGGTGGATAGGGAAAAAAACCCACCAATGGGTTATATTTATGAAGCAATGGATAGAGCCAAAGAAGCTATTGCACAGGGTTTTCTTGGAGTTAAGAAGCAATATGAGAAAGTGTTTGAAATTATTGATGCAAGGTGGTCAGACCAACTCCATCGGCCTTTGCATGCCGCATGCCATGTTTTGAACCCAAGATTATATTATAAAGCTCAAGAAGAGGGAACTATACTAAATACTCTGTGGACCGAGTATCACGCATGTGTTGAGAAGTTGGTCCATGATACAACAATACAAGATTCACTAGTCGCTGAGCTTCCTAGGTACAAAATGGCGGATGGACTATTTGGTTGTGGTCCGGCTAAAAGAGCTAGAGACACAAGGTCACCGGGTAAGTGGGTTGATTTAAATCTTACTTAA
- the LOC107015831 gene encoding protein LSM12 homolog, producing the protein MEAYNNEEFAIGCALSIKTTLGDEFEAQVIAYDKPSNILVLQEGVSASGPKRDIRLLKANYIKEFSFLGQNQDPLDTSKCYLDLSSLQSREDSALRQAEIDAERFGIGVTAEAQNIFDALSKTLPVRWDKTVIVVMNEVRVSSPYLPESVAGGTPAANERVRKVLELERKRLQSRNTGQ; encoded by the exons ATGGAAGCTTACAACAACGAAGAGTTCGCAATTGGATGCGCTTTATCCATCAAGACTACTTTAGGTGACGAGTTTGAAGCTCAAGTTATCGCCTATGACAAACCCTCCAACATCCTCGTTCTTC AAGAAGGGGTTTCTGCATCAGGGCCTAAGAGAGACATAAGGCTATTGAAAGCTAACTATATAAAAGAGTTCAGTTTTCTTGGTCAAAACCAAGACCCACTTGATACCAGTAAATGTTATCTTGATCTCAGTAGTCTTCAATCCAGAGAAGATTCTGCTTTAAG ACAAGCAGAGATAGATGCTGAGAGATTTGGAATTGGGGTCACCGCTGAAGCTCAGAATATATTTGATGCTTTGTCTAAAAC GTTGCCTGTGCGCTGGGACAAGACTGTGATAGTTGTGATGAATGAGGTGCGTGTTAGCAGTCCATACCTTCCTGAATCTGTTGCTGGAGGCACTCCTGCTGCTAATGAAAGAGTGCGGAAAGTG CTTGAATTGGAGAGGAAGAGGTTGCAATCCCGTAATACTGGACAGTGA